The Malus domestica chromosome 10, GDT2T_hap1 genome contains a region encoding:
- the LOC103429730 gene encoding uncharacterized protein isoform X17 has translation MSKPSLRLQFTKLLVFYHVLLWQLGHWPQSKLHCRADVARLPEDEVSALRDFMSNTELRPEQIIEVTYCSDVVRTYGFVIECNCTNESGCRITGIRMSYLGLTGTIHEKVGDLTSLTYLILSNNTLHGGIPDTIGNLKNLQVLDLSRNQLNGSIPASLGRLVSLEYLYLQYNLLSQGIPPSFGSLTKLTELNLQFNMISDSIPEDFGNLSSLTIMELSENQLSGPLPQSLGNLTTLTTFYVSANNLSGKFPETYGNLTSLKKFSIAGNYISGPLPVETIAKWTNITHLVLVGNNFEGNLTEKIFRLPKLQYLLITDLANNSFPLPPKINNSANFISLTLRNCSINGTIPKYIGENMTSLRYLDLSFNKLTGGLPQNMSSKMIYMSFSRNMLNGTIAPSILGDSQTRIDLSFNYFSAEGSPVQSNQQLNLFACCRNSSTTEPQMMDPFEMKNRYCPENEPEYHSLFINCGGEETIVDGHQYDQDNDTSLFYTSPKKSWAYSLSGDFGVPESNTSNYIKSMTRGVHEAPLYEKARFSPISLEYYVFCLRKGNYIVTLYFKEIVDSKDEDYSSLRKRVFDVYIQDVRRLDYFKIREEEGTTEGPITKKISAVVVNDSGLLNIHLYWPGKGSYQYHPSFNGPLISAISVTPEFDPDKSKGQFVALITLASIVAALPLSLAFAWRMGWLPSEGFPKIETSQEKIVDEYQDSEELPSQEENGDEQRNTKDQGTRKNTEKYQGQEEIGDEHQDNEELPSQEEIGDEHQDNEELPSQEEIGDEHQDNEELPSQEEIGDEHQDNEELPSQEEIGDEPRNTKGQEEVGDEQRNTKDQGRRKNTKTKRKKKEKLGDEHPNIVKKLGMFGLSYGFPLGMSSEELPSQEEIGDKHQDSEEFPSKEEIGDEHQDSEELPSQEEIGDEQRNTKGQQEINDEQRNTKDQGRRKNTETKRKKKEKIGDDHPDTVKKLGMLGLSYGFPSGQEEIGEEHQDSEELPNQEEIGDEHQDREELPSQEEIGDEQRNTKGQEEIGDEQRNTKDQGRRKNTETKRKKKEKIGDERPNTIKKLGMFGLSYGLPLDMSSEELPSKEEIGDEHQDSEELPSQEEIGDEQRNTKDQGRRKNTETKRKKKEKIGDERPNTVKKLGMFGLSYGLPLDMSSEELPSQEEIGDEQRKTKDQGRWKNTETKRKKKEKIGDEHPDTVKKLGMLGLSYGFPLGMSSEELPSEEEIGDEQQDSEELPSQEEIGDEQRNRKGQEEIGEEQRNTKDQGRQKNTETKRKKKEKIGDEHPDTVKKLGMFGLSYGFPLGMSNEELPSQEEIGDEHQDSEELPSQQEIGDEQRNKKGQEEIGDEQRNTKDQGRWKNTETKTKKKEKIGDEHPDTVKKLGMLGLSYGFPLGMSSEELPSEEEIGDEHQDSEELPSQEEIGDEQRNRKGQEEIGDEQRNTKDQGRRKNTETKRKKKEKIGDEHPDTVKKLGMFGLSYGFPLGMSSEELPSQEEIGDEHQDSEKLPSQEEIGDEQRNMKGQEEIGDEQRNTKDQGRRKNTETKMKKKEKIGDEHPDIVKKLGMLGSSYGFPLGMSSEELPSQEEISDEHQDNEELPSQEKIGDEQRNTKGQEEIGDEQRNTKDQGRRKNTKTKMKKKEKIGDEHPDTVKKLGMLGLSYGFPLGMSSEELLSQEEISDEQRNTKGQEEIGDEQINTKDQGRRTNTKTRRKKNEKIGDEHLDAVKELINATENFSDKKKLGHSETFFMAQLPSHTVAVKKLDSAHFKGKIDKLKEEIGIIESLQHNNILKLLHAYIGKDLQFLVYEYMENKSLEDILFGSSTSGTIKLDWNTRVNICLGIAQGLQYLHERVQIVHTNIKSANILLNEKLEAKISDFGFANLYSEEDKVMAIGRETKKGYTAPEYLQTDDLDSKLDVFSFGVVVLEIVSGERNVRNQSKKETEVLLDRAYKANRNGNLKSLVDKNLSTFDEREALIILKLALECTTMGASVRPEMSGVVSVLLGEKSIDEVCSPAKPTGDINVVGSLEELAGISDMAAKPTGDINVVGSLEESAGISDMAESLSPLWGS, from the exons ATGAGTAAGCCTTCTCTAAGACTGCAGTTTACTAAGCTTCTTGTTTTTTACCATGTTCTACTTTGGCAACTTGGACACTGGCCTCAATCCAAACTCCACTGCAGAGCCGACGTGGCTCGACTGCCGGAAGATGAAG TGTCTGCTCTCCGTGACTTTATGAGCAACACAGAGTTAAGGCCAGAGCAAATCATTGAGGTGACGTATTGCAGTGATGTAGTCCGGACTTACGGTTTTGTCATCGAATGTAATTGCACTAATGAGAGTGGATGCCGGATCACTGGAAT TAGAATGAGCTACTTAGGTTTAACTGGAACTATTCATGAAAAAGTGGGTGATCTTACAAGCCTAACCTACCT CATTCTATCCAACAACACACTTCATGGCGGAATACCAGACACCATTGGGAATTTGAAGAATCTCCAAGTCCT GGATCTATCGCGAAATCAACTCAATGGTTCAATACCAGCAAGCTTAGGGCGCTTGGTTTCTCTTGAATATCT ATATCTGCAATACAACTTGCTTAGCCAAGGTATACCACCAAGTTTTGGTTCACTGACGAAACTTACTGAATT GAATCTGCAGTTTAATATGATATCAGACTCAATTCCTGAGGATTTTGGAAATCTTTCGAGTCTTACAATTAT GGAACTGTCTGAGAATCAGCTGTCTGGTCCTCTTCCACAAAGCCTCGGAAACTTGACAACTCTCACAACCTT CTATGTGTCAGCCAATAATTTGAGTGGGAAATTTCCAGAAACTTATGGAAACCTCACAAGCCTGAAAAAGTT TTCGATAGCCGGGAATTACATTTCTGGTCCCTTACCAGTTGAAACCATAGCCAAGTGGACTAATATCACTCACCT GGTGCTCGTGGGAAACAATTTCGAAGGAAACTTGACTGAAAAAATATTCCGCTTGCCAAAGCTTCAGTATCT GTTGATAACTGACCTggcaaataatagtttcccaTTACCACCAAAAATCAACAACAGTGCCAATTTCATTTCTCT AACACTGAGGAACTGCTCAATCAACGGCACAATCCCCAAATACATTGGTGAAAATATGACATCCCTAAGATACCT AGACTTGAGCTTCAATAAGTTAACTGGTGGCCTCCCTCAGAATATGAGTTCAAAAATGATTTACat GTCTTTTTCTAGAAATATGCTTAACGGGACAATCGCACCTTCGATACTTGGGGACTCCCAAACTAGGAT AGATCTTTCGTTCAACTATTTTTCAGCAGAAGGCTCTCCAGTACAAAGCAACCAACAACT GAACTTGTTTGCATGCTGCCGCAACTCCTCAACCACTGAGCCACAAat GATGGATCCATTTGAAATGAAGAACAGATACTGTCCTGAAAACGAACCGGAGT ACCATTCCTTGTTTATTAATTGTGGTGGTGAAGAAACAATCGTAGATGGGCATCAATATGATCAAGATAATGACACATCCCTCTTTTACACAAGTCCAAAGAAAAGCTGGGCTTACAGCCTTTCCGGAGACTTTGGTGTACCAGAAAGTAATACTAGTAATTATATCAAGAGCATGACACGTGGAGTTCATGAGGCACCGTTGTATGAAAAAGCTCGGTTTTCCCCGATATCTCTCGAGTATTATGTTTTTTGTCTACGCAAAGGCAATTATATTGTGACGCTTTATTTCAAGGAAATTGTAGACAGTAAGGATGAAGATTATAGTAGTTTAAGAAAACGCGTATTTGATGTATATATTCAG GATGTGAGGAGACTAGATTATTTCAAGATTAGGGAGGAGGAGGGAACTACAGAAGGACCAATAACTAAAAAGATTTCAGCTGTGGTTGTAAATGATAGCGGTCTATTGAACATCCACTTGTACTGGCCTGGAAAGGGATCGTATCAATACCATCCTAGTTTTAATGGACCTCTAATATCAGCTATTTCTGTGACTCCTG AGTTCGATCCCGATAAAAGCAAAGGTCAATTTGTTGCATTGATTACGCTTGCTTCAATTGTTGCTGCTCTGCCGCTTTCATTGGCTTTTGCTTGGAGGATGGGCTGGCTGCCAAGCGAAGGGTTCCCCA AAATCGAAACAAGTCAAGAAAAAATAGTTGATGAGTATCAAGACAGCGAAGAGCTCCCCA GTCAAGAAGAAAATGGTGATGAGCAGAGAAACACGAAAGATCAAGGCACGCGgaagaacacagaaaaatatcAAG GTCAAGAAGAAATAGGAGATGAGCATCAAGACAACGAAGAGCTCCCCA GTCAAGAAGAAATAGGAGATGAGCATCAAGACAACGAAGAGCTCCCCA GTCAAGAAGAAATAGGAGATGAGCATCAAGACAACGAAGAGCTCCCCA GTCAAGAAGAAATAGGTGATGAGCATCAAGACAACGAAGAGCTCCCCA GTCAAGAAGAAATAGGTGATGAGCCGAGAAACACGAAAGGTCAAGAAGAAGTAGGAGATGAACAGAGAAACACGAAAGATCAAGGCAGGCGGaagaacacaaaaacaaagaggaagaaaaaggaaaaactaGGTGATGAGCATCCAAACATCGTCAAAAAATTGGGTATGTTCGGATTGAGCTATGGATTTCCGTTGGGAATGTCAAGCGAAGAGCTCCCCA GTCAAGAAGAAATAGGTGATAAGCATCAGGACAGCGAAGAGTTCCCCA GTAAAGAAGAAATAGGTGATGAGCATCAAGACAGCGAAGAGCTCCCCA GTCAAGAAGAAATAGGTGATGAGCAGAGAAACACGAAAGGTCAACAAGAAATAAATGACGAGCAGAGAAACACGAAAGATCAAGGCAGGCGGAAGAACACAGaaacaaagaggaagaaaaaggaaaaaataggTGATGATCATCCAGACACCGTAAAAAAATTGGGTATGTTGGGATTGAGCTATGGATTTCCGTCGG GTCAAGAAGAAATAGGTGAGGAGCATCAAGACAGCGAAGAGCTCCCCA aTCAAGAAGAAATAGGTGATGAGCATCAAGACAGGGAAGAGCTCCCCA GCCAAGAAGAAATAGGTGATGAGCAGAGAAACACGAAAGGTCAAGAAGAAATAGGTGATGAGCAGAGAAACACGAAAGATCAAGGCAGGCGGAAGAACACAGaaacaaagaggaagaaaaaggaaaaaataggTGATGAGCGTCCAAACACCATCAAAAAATTGGGTATGTTCGGATTGAGCTATGGATTACCGTTGGATATGTCAAGCGAAGAGCTCCCCA GTAAAGAAGAAATAGGTGATGAGCATCAAGACAGCGAAGAACTCCCCA GCCAAGAAGAAATAGGTGATGAGCAGAGAAACACGAAAGATCAAGGCAGGCGGAAGAACACAGaaacaaagaggaagaaaaaggaaaaaataggTGATGAGCGTCCAAACACCGTCAAAAAATTGGGTATGTTCGGATTGAGCTATGGATTACCGTTGGATATGTCAAGCGAAGAGCTCCCCA gCCAAGAAGAAATAGGTGATGAGCAGAGAAAAACGAAAGATCAAGGCAGGTGGAAGAACACAGaaacaaagaggaagaaaaaggaaaaaataggTGATGAGCATCCCGACACCGTCAAAAAATTGGGTATGTTGGGATTGAGCTATGGATTTCCGTTGGGTATGTCAAGCGAAGAGCTCCCCA GTGAAGAAGAAATAGGTGatgaacaacaagatagcgaagAGCTCCCCA gtCAAGAAGAAATAGGTGATGAGCAGAGAAACAGGAAAGGTCAAGAAGAAATAGGTGAGGAGCAGAGAAACACGAAAGATCAAGGCAGGCAGAAGAACACagaaacaaaaaggaagaaaaaggaaaaaataggTGATGAGCATCCAGACACTGTAAAAAAATTGGGTATGTTCGGATTGAGCTATGGATTTCCGTTGGGTATGTCAAACGAAGAGCTCCCCA GTCAAGAAGAAATAGGTGATGAGCATCAAGACAGCGAAGAACTCCCCA GTCAACAAGAAATAGGTGATGAGCAGAGAAACAAGAAAGGTCAAGAAGAAATTGGTGATGAGCAGAGAAACACGAAAGATCAAGGCAGGTGGAAGAACACAGAAACAAAGacgaagaaaaaggaaaaaataggTGATGAGCATCCAGACACCGTCAAAAAATTGGGTATGTTGGGATTGAGCTATGGATTTCCGTTGGGTATGTCAAGCGAAGAGCTCCCCA GTGAAGAAGAAATAGGTGATGAGCATCAAGATAGCGAAGAGCTCCCCA gtCAAGAAGAAATAGGTGATGAGCAGAGAAACAGGAAAGGTCAAGAAGAAATAGGTGATGAGCAGAGAAACACGAAAGATCAAGGCAGGCGGAAGAACACTGaaacaaagaggaagaaaaaggaaaaaataggTGATGAGCATCCAGACACTGTAAAAAAATTGGGTATGTTCGGATTGAGCTATGGATTTCCGTTGGGTATGTCAAGCGAAGAGCTCCCCA GTCAAGAAGAAATAGGTGATGAGCATCAAGACAGCGAAAAGCTCCCTA GTCAAGAAGAAATAGGTGATGAGCAAAGAAACATGAAAGGTCAAGAAGAAATAGGGGATGAGCAGAGAAACACGAAAGATCAAGGTAGGCGGAAGAACACAGAaacaaagatgaagaaaaaggaaaaaataggTGATGAGCATCCAGACATTGTTAAAAAATTGGGTATGTTGGGATCGAGCTATGGATTTCCGTTGGGTATGTCAAGCGAAGAGCTCCCCA gTCAAGAAGAAATAAGTGATGAGCATCAAGACAACGAAGAGCTCCCCA GTCAAGAAAAAATAGGTGATGAGCAGAGAAACACGAAAGGTCAAGAAGAAATAGGGGATGAGCAGAGAAACACGAAAGATCAAGGCAGGCGGaagaacacaaaaacaaagatgaagaaaaaggaaaaaataggTGATGAGCATCCAGACACTGTTAAAAAATTGGGTATGTTGGGATTGAGCTATGGATTTCCGTTGGGTATGTCAAGCGAAGAGCTCCTCA GTCAAGAAGAAATAAGTGATGAGCAGAGAAACACGAAAGGTCAAGAAGAAATTGGTGATGAGCAGATAAACACGAAAGATCAAGGCAGGCGGACGAACAcaaaaacaaggaggaagaaaaatgaaaaaataggTGATGAGCATCTAGACGCCGTCAAAGAATTAATAAATGCTACCGAAAATTTTAGcgacaaaaaaaaacttggtcATTCTGAGACATTTTTTATG GCACAACTGCCAAGTCATACTGTGGCCGTGAAGAAACTAGATTCCGCTCATTTTAAGGGAAAAATCGATAAACTGAAAGAGGAAATTGGCATCATAGAGTCATTGCAACACAACAATATCCTTAAACTGTTGCATGCTTATATTGGAAAAGACCTCCAATTTCTTGTTTACGAATACATGGAAAATAAATCCCTTGAAGACATCTTATTTG GCTCGAGTACTTCTGGCACAATCAAGCTTGATTGGAATACAAGGGTTAACATTTGCTTGGGAATAGCACAGGGTTTGCAATATCTACATGAGAGAGTACAGATTGTTCATACGAATATAAAATCTGCTAATATTCTTCTTAATGAAAAACTTGAGGCTAAGATATCGGACTTTGGATTTGCAAATCTTTATTCTGAAGAAGATAAAGTTATGGCCATCGGAAGAGAAACAAAGAA AGGCTACACGGCGCCAGAGTATTTGCAAACGGATGATTTAGATAGCAAACTGGATGTTTTCAGCTTTGGGGTGGTCGTACTTGAAATTGTTAGTGGGGAGAGAAACGTACGTaaccaatcaaagaaggaaactGAGGTTCTTTTAGACAGG GCTTATAAAGCAAATAGAAACGGAAATTTGAAGAGCTTGGTTGATAAGAATTTGTCTACATTTGATGAAAGAGAAGCCCTTATCATCTTGAAATTAGCATTGGAGTGCACCACGATGGGTGCTAGTGTCAGACCTGAAATGTCTGGAGTTGTTAGTGTTCTTCTTGGCGAAAAAAGCATTGACGAGGTTTGTTCACCTGCCAAGCCCACTGGCGACATCAATGTTGTTGGTTCCCTCGAAGAGTTGGCAGGCATTTCTGATATGGCTGCCAAGCCCACTGGCGACATCAATGTTGTTGGTTCCCTCGAAGAGTCGGCAGGCATTTCTGATATGGCAGAGTCTCTTTCCCCACTTTGGGGAAGTTGA